A window of the Lactuca sativa cultivar Salinas chromosome 7, Lsat_Salinas_v11, whole genome shotgun sequence genome harbors these coding sequences:
- the LOC111913380 gene encoding protein gar2-like gives MVRSIEEAGKPAKRGKKTETQKEAKVTKPTKGQTPKKRKSDKAAPLQPQPKKQKKPARRLILQSSSDSDSEYVPPKHKSTTPSELESESSDEEASGHAPTPPVTTEPPVTTEPPVTTKPLSPTQSTDTTLVLGGEDLEFDSTYSSPYRVQSDEDEDAPVTKRHLKEVNDKLDQLLSSSSSGSYFDVALKALFSSIVKEHNASLLAAAKAIDASTSQCQKASLAVEASTKECKDATAKVDKLISEAHLFLDSLQAAAQKNSQTVNTSPTPPTDFRNPTG, from the exons atggttcgctccattgaagaggctgGCAAGCCAGCCAAGAGGGGAAAGAAAACCGAGACACAGAAGGAGGCGAAAGTTACAAAACCAACCAAGGGTCAAACACCTAAGAAGCGAAAGTCAGATAAGGCTGCTCCATTACAGCctcaaccgaagaagcagaagaaACCCGCTCGGAGACTCATACTTCAATCCTCAAGCGATTCGGACTCAGAGTATGTTCCTCCTAAACACAAATCTACTACTCCTTCAGAATTAGAAAGCGAAAGCTCTGATGAGGAGGCTTCGGGTCATG CACCCACACCTCCTGTCACAACCGAACCACCAGTTACAACCGAACCTCCTGTCACTACAAAACCCTTATCACCTACCCAATCCACTGACACCACACTAGTTCTTGgtggtgaggacttggaatttgattccacttaTTCCAGTCCTTACCGTGTACAAAGTGATGAAGACGAAGATGCTCCTGTGACCAAGCGTCATCTCAAGGAAGTCAATGACAAACTTGATCAActgctttcctcctcttcctctggtTCCTATTTCGATGTTGCTCTCAAGGCATTGTTCTCCTCCATTGTTAAAGAACATAATGCCTCCCTCCTTGCTGCAGCTAAGGCTATTGACGCCTCTACTTCCCAATGCCAGAAGGCCTCCCTTGCTGTTGAGGCTTCCACGAAGGAATGCAAAGATGCGACTGCAAAAGTCGATAAGCTAATTTCTGAAGCTCATTTGTTTTTAGATTCTTTGCAGGCGGCTGCTCAGAAGAACTCTCAGACCGTGAACACTTCGCCAACACCTCCGACGGATTTTAGAAACCCTACGGGCTGA